The following are from one region of the Nicotiana tabacum cultivar K326 chromosome 3, ASM71507v2, whole genome shotgun sequence genome:
- the LOC107813088 gene encoding RNA pseudouridine synthase 6, chloroplastic → MTFATASLTPIFTNCLIASRIWTPNWRNGFVSPVTLLHTLASSRSRLLKNKNQYQDLVFSSCSRGFSCQSTALSDVNSPSHTVSSNGHLMYGRLLPCPLQNSPPRVEHLVVTKEGPVLDYISKALDLPPLYVEDLIQFGAVYYALVCPKPPPTATAEQIKVYEEVTDPSVLRKRTSIKGKTVREAQKTFRITRADEIVETGTYLRVHVHPKRFPRCYEIDWKSRIIAVTDDYVILDKPAGTSVGGTTDNIEESCATFATRALGFSAPLQTTHQIDNCTEGCVVLARSKEYCSVFHGKIREKKVKKLYLALAAAPVPFGILTHYMRPINMAPRLVSEDFVKGWYLCQLEVLECKKVAWPRSEIESTYNIEDCGWPLKDFAYECQINLLTGRTHQIRAQLAACSAPVVGDAMYMPAAIAEMVSPGSNPLGKNKKKYTNENDKSLAIDEWIAQHGKEPSVAIGLQACQISWDDGEHCYEARSPWWR, encoded by the exons ATGACATTTGCCACTGCCAGTTTAACTCCAATATTCACCAACTGTTTGATTGCTTCTCGAATATGGACACCCAATTGGCGAAATGGGTTTGTTTCCCCTGTTACTCTGTTGCATACATTAGCCTCAAGTCGTAGCCGCCTCCTCAAGAACAAGAATCAATACCAAGACTTGGTCTTTTCTTCTTGCAGCAGAGGCTTCAGCTGTCAGTCCACTGCTTTGTCTGATGTCAATTCACCTTCTCACACTGTTTCCTCAAATGG CCATCTTATGTATGGACGCTTGCTGCCATGCCCCTTGCAGAATAGCCCACCAAGAGTCGAGCATCTTGTCGTCACAAAAGAAGGGCCTGTTCTAGACTATATTAGTAAAGCTTTGGATCTTCCTCCATT ATATGTGGAAGATCTTATACAGTTTGGGGCTGTGTATTATGCGCTTGTATGTCCTAAGCCACCTCCGACTGCCACTGCTGAGCAAATTAAAGTGTATGAAGAAGTTACAGATCCATCAGTTCTGAGAAAGCGAACTTCAATCAAAGGAAAAACTGTACGTGAAGCTCAGAAGACTTTCCGTATAACTCGTGCTGATGAGATTGTTGAAACTGGAACTTATTTGCGGGTGCATGTACACCCTAAACGCTTTCCAAG GTGCTATGAAATTGACTGGAAATCTCGTATTATTGCTGTAACCGACGACTATGTTATTCTGGACAAACCTGCTGGTACATCT GTAGGAGGAACTACAGATAACATTGAAGAAAGTTGTGCTACATTTGCTACTAGAGCATTAGGATTTTCAGCTCCACTGCAGACTACCCATCAGATTGACAATTGCACTGAAGGATG CGTTGTGCTAGCTCGAAGCAAGGAGTACTGTtccgtatttcatggaaaaatcagg GAGAAGAAGGTCAAAAAGCTTTATCTTGCGCTGGCTGCTGCTCCTGTGCCGTTCGGAATACTTACACACTACATGCGTCCTATTAATATGGCCCCAAGACTTGTTTCTGAAG ATTTTGTGAAAGGATGGTATTTGTGCCAACTTGAGGTTTTAGAATGCAAGAAGGTAGCCTGGCCTAGGAGTGAAATTGAGAGCACATACAACATTGAGGACTGTGGATGGCCTTTGAAAGACTTTGCATATGAGTGCCAAATCAACCTTCTAACTGGTCGGACGCATCAG ATTCGAGCACAGTTAGCTGCCTGTAGTGCACCAGTGGTGGGTGACGCGATGTATATGCCAGCTGCAATTGCTGAAATGGTCAGTCCTGGGAGTAACCCACTTGggaagaacaaaaaaaaatatacaaacgAAAATGATAAATCACTTGCAATAGATGAGTGGATCGCACAACATGGTAAAGAACCTAGTGTTGCTATAGGTCTTCAGGCATGCCAGATTTCATGGGACGACGGCGAGCACTGTTATGAGGCCAGATCACCCTGGTGGAGGTAG
- the LOC107784286 gene encoding uncharacterized protein LOC107784286 — MFKHKELKVFMRDNKVDMIAICEHRVKDTEADKIIGKVLPGWEWSHNVSNTCKGRIWCARQKSLWVVIRNLTRQCMGPWLLMGDFNSILGVDDRMHGSEVQDNETKDFKEVIEDCSLAELPTVGKTYTWTNGHVYSRIDRAIVNDIWMINMPPRQVQILNPLFSDHSPLGIEVEIVESNWTMKNGERNWMSTRKNEIANPTTDLFEEEKKLLLQLEKWDKIEESIYKQKSRVKWLKLGDTNSAYFFASMKGRRTQNQITKLTNSNGDVLTDGKSIEAEVERVC; from the exons ATGTTTAAACACAAGGAGTTAAAGGTGTTTATGAGAGATAATAAAGTAGATATGATAGCAATATGTGAGCATAGAGTAAAAGATACAGAAGCAGATAAAATTATTGGGAAAGTACTACCAGGATGGGAATGGAGTCATAATGTGTCAAATACATGTAAAGGCAGAATCTGG TGTGCAAGACAGAAATCATTATGGGTGGTAATTAGGAACTTAACAAGGCAATGCATGGGACCTTGGTTGCTGATGGGAGATTTTAACTCTATATTAGGGGTTGATGATAGAATGCATGGAAGTGAAGTTCAGGATAATGAAACAAAAGATTTTAAAGAAGTTATAGAAGATTGTAGTTTGGCAGAATTACCTACAGTGGGCAAGACATATACATGGACAAATGGTCATGTTTATAGCAGAATTGATAGAGCAATAGTTAATGACATCTGGATGATTAATATGCCTCCTAGACAAGTTCAAATATTGAATCCTCTTTTCTCAGATCATTCTCCACTGGGGATTGAGGTAGAG ATTGTGGAAAGCAACTGGACAATGAAGAATGGGG AAAGGAACTGGATGTCTACAAGGAAGAATGAAATTGCTAATCCAACAACTGATCTGTTTGAAGAGGAGAAGAAACTACTACTACAGCTAGAAAAGTGGGATAAAATTGAGGAGTCCATCTACAAGCAAAAATCAAGAGTGAAATGGTTGAAGCTGGGAGATACTAACAGTGCCTACTTCTTTGCTAGCATGAAAGGAAGGAGAACACAAAATCAAATTACAAAGCTTACTAATAGTAATGGGGATGTGTTGACAGATGGAAAGAGTATTGAAGCTGAAGTGGAAAGAGTTTGTTAG